The following coding sequences lie in one Candidatus Melainabacteria bacterium RIFOXYA2_FULL_32_9 genomic window:
- a CDS encoding adenine phosphoribosyltransferase — MPELVKAKIRDVIDFPKPGIVFKDITTAIKDPETFSRIIDYLTNEYKDAGIDYVAGIESRGFIFGAPLAYKLGAGLVIIRKPGKLPAAVEQVSYELEYGTDTVEIHSDAIEPGKKVLIIDDLLATGGTSGAACELVRKVGGVTAGIAFVVELSFLNGREKLPEDIKVTSMVQY, encoded by the coding sequence ATGCCTGAATTGGTTAAAGCTAAGATTAGGGACGTTATTGACTTTCCAAAACCTGGAATAGTTTTTAAAGATATAACTACAGCTATAAAAGACCCTGAAACTTTTAGCAGAATTATTGATTATCTAACTAATGAATATAAAGATGCAGGTATAGATTATGTAGCAGGAATTGAATCAAGAGGATTTATTTTTGGTGCTCCATTAGCATACAAGCTTGGAGCTGGCCTGGTTATAATCAGAAAGCCTGGCAAGTTACCTGCTGCTGTTGAGCAAGTTTCATATGAGCTTGAATACGGTACTGATACTGTAGAAATACACAGTGATGCTATTGAACCTGGTAAAAAAGTTTTGATTATTGATGATTTACTGGCAACAGGTGGAACATCTGGCGCTGCTTGCGAATTAGTAAGGAAAGTCGGTGGTGTTACTGCTGGGATAGCTTTTGTTGTTGAATTATCTTTCTTAAACGGAAGAGAAAAACTTCCTGAAGATATTAAAGTTACCTCAATGGTTCAGTACTAA